The sequence below is a genomic window from Lentimicrobium saccharophilum.
GGCAATGGCATTGCGCTGTGACTGCGTCATGCGGGGAACCAGAACCCCTCTGGAAGTTGACTTAATATCCAGCATGGCTGAATTATCGGGGGTCGAACCATCGGTGTTGACTGCAACCTGGGCTTGCAAACCAATAGTCAGCAACACCAGAAAAAGGAAAATTCCTGTTTTCATAACCAGTTGGATTATTTGCGTTAATAGAAAACTAAAATGAGTTATTGTGGAAAACAAAGAAAGGTTAATGACCGGTGGATAAATGAGTCAGATTGCGGAGACTTTGAAGCAGGTAATAAGAAGTGGATACCGGGTCAATTTATCAAAGATAAGGAATCTGACACTTAAAATCAAGCACTTAATAATGGATTTGTATCTCAATGAATAAAATAAATATGCTCCTCATACTTGCAATCTCCCGGTAATATCCCCAAATTCGCAAACCATTAAAATATTAGATTGTTAATAGATTCACATTACTCAGCCTATGCTTACCAACATAAGTCTTGAAGCCATGAATGCAATGTCGGCCGGAACGCTGATGGAGCAGCTTGGCATTATTTATACTGAAGTGGGCCCGGATTACATCTGTGGTACCATGCCGGTCGATCACCGCACGGTACAGCCGGCAGGTCTTTTGCATGGCGGCGCTTCGGCAGCGCTTGCCGAAACGCTGGGCAGCATGGGTTCGGTGGCGATCATGGGCCGTAAGCACGCCATCGTGGGCATTGAAATCAATGCCAACCATATCCGCAAGGTGAAAGACGGGCATGTGCATGGCAAAGCCACCCTGGTGATGCGTTCCCGGCGGCTGCACATCTGGGAGGTAAAAATTCACAACGATGCCGGTGCGCTGGTCTGCCTCTCCAGACTCACCATTATGGTGATTGAACAGGAAGAAAATAAAGGGGAATGAACGGAGGATCGATAACGCTGAAAGCGCTGCAGCAGCATCTGCTGGGTACTCAAACTGCTTTTGTTTCCTACAGGCTTCCGGGTGAAACAACCCCGGAAAGCATCATCAGTACCAAAGGTTTTTATGAAATCCCGCACATCCGTGAAGTGTTCAACGGTAAATCCGGGTTTATCATCTCCCCTTTTCTGAAATCACTTCCGCCGTTGTTTCTGGATGCTGAATTTACCCTTAGCGGAACACAATTCACTGACCCCGGGATCGGACGTCAGGAAGCATCTCCGGTTCCTGAATGCAGGATCACAGCGCCGGGCAAGGAGGAATATATTGAAAAACTCAGACAGGTGATCTCAGGAATTAATTCAGGAAGAGCGGATAAAGCAGTAATATCGCGGCCCATTGAGATTCCGTTCCGGGAAGCCGGGCTCTCCATCCCGCTGTTTGAGCAGTTGTGCATCGATTATCCTTCAGCCTTTGTTTACCTGGCCTGGATCCCCGGCTACGGATTGTGGACCGGTGCTTCTCCTGAGTTACTGCTCAGGATCGAAAACGAAACGGTCACCACCATGGCGCTGGCCGGAACCCGTGATGCCGGTTCACGGGCCTGGACAAGCAAAGAAATGGACGAGCATGAATGGGTTTGCAGACATATTGAAGAAAAATTAGCAGCTTCCGGGTGCAATGATGTCTCCCGTTCTGAAACCGGAACCATCACTGCCGGGATGGCCGTTCACCTGAAAACCGGATTCAAAGCAATTATTGAAGATGACAACAAGGGCAAACTGCTCGAAGCCCTTCACCCCACCCCTGCTGTCTGCGGCTGGCCTGAAATCGCAGCGCTTGACATGATAAGGAACACCGAAAAATATGACCGGAGTTTTTATACCGGGTTTCTCGGCCCTGTTAAGTCAGAGAAACAGGCTGCCTTTTATGTTAACCTCCGTTGTATGCAGATATTTCAGGATAAGGCGTTTGTTTATGCAGGCGGGGGCATTACAGCAGCCTCTGACCCGCTGGCGGAATGGGAGGAAACCGTGCTTAAAAGCCAGACCATGTTGACTGCTATCGGAAAAATACAGAATTTAGCATACTTTTAACCTATCTCCGGAAATGAGTCAGGAACATCTGAGTTTATTGGCCGCCATCATCGCTGAAAAAGGAATTACCCATGCAGTGGTATCGCCTGGCTCGCGCAATGCCCCGGCTATCATCGCCTTCAGCAGAAGCGGCAGGCTGAAGCTTACCAGCATACCCGACGAGCGGAGTGCCGGTTTCTACGCCCTGGGGATGGCCCAGCAGCTCGGTCGTGCGGTTGCCCTGCTCTGTACCTCGGGATCGGCTGCCCTGAATTATGCCCCTGCTGTGGCCGAGGCCTATTATCAAAAAGTGCCCCTGCTTGTGATTACCGCCGACAGGCCGGCGGAATGGATAGATCAGGGCGACGGACAGACCATCAGGCAACAAGAGGTTTATTCCAATTTCATACGCAAGAGCTTTCATCTTCCCGTCAATAATTCAACACCCGCAAACCATTGGCATTTCAGCCGGATGGTAAACGAAGCGGTTGACCGTACCCTTTTCCCCGCCCGCGGTCCTGTACATCTTAATCTGCCCCTTGCCGAGCCCCTCTACGATCTGCAGCTAAATCCGGAGCCCGGGGATATAAGAATCAATAAATTGATTGAGGTGGAACACCGCATTCCGGAATCCGCGCTGCAAGAGTTGGTCGCACAATGGAACAAAGCCGGGTCGAAGCTGATCCTTGCCGGACAGTTGCCGCCCGGTCACGATCTGAAGCACTGGCTCTGTCAACTCGCCGACGATCCATCGGTGGCCGTATTCACCGAAACAACCTCCAACCTGCACGTCCCCGGCAGCATTCGTT
It includes:
- a CDS encoding hotdog fold thioesterase, which encodes MLTNISLEAMNAMSAGTLMEQLGIIYTEVGPDYICGTMPVDHRTVQPAGLLHGGASAALAETLGSMGSVAIMGRKHAIVGIEINANHIRKVKDGHVHGKATLVMRSRRLHIWEVKIHNDAGALVCLSRLTIMVIEQEENKGE
- a CDS encoding chorismate-binding protein translates to MNGGSITLKALQQHLLGTQTAFVSYRLPGETTPESIISTKGFYEIPHIREVFNGKSGFIISPFLKSLPPLFLDAEFTLSGTQFTDPGIGRQEASPVPECRITAPGKEEYIEKLRQVISGINSGRADKAVISRPIEIPFREAGLSIPLFEQLCIDYPSAFVYLAWIPGYGLWTGASPELLLRIENETVTTMALAGTRDAGSRAWTSKEMDEHEWVCRHIEEKLAASGCNDVSRSETGTITAGMAVHLKTGFKAIIEDDNKGKLLEALHPTPAVCGWPEIAALDMIRNTEKYDRSFYTGFLGPVKSEKQAAFYVNLRCMQIFQDKAFVYAGGGITAASDPLAEWEETVLKSQTMLTAIGKIQNLAYF